The Neisseria sicca genome includes a window with the following:
- a CDS encoding FAD-dependent oxidoreductase — translation MHTQNLIIGFGKAGKTLAADLAKHGQQVVLVEQSAQMYGGTCINIGCIPSKKLIVESEQRGHNADKAAVFAAAMNAKNTLIPKLRAANFAKLDNLDGVTVLNARAEFLDDRTVKLTDPDGGEQTLTAERIFINTGATPRRLGVAGEDSPRVLDSTGVLALNERPRRLVIIGGGYIGLEFAFMFHAFGSEITILDGGDRFLPREDHDIAEEMLRVLNSKGIKVLQGVKIEAFRDNTADTSVITSQGEFTADAVLVGVGRVPNTQGLGLTNAGIKTDQRGFILVDDHLRVQGKNHIWAMGDVAGSPMFTYISLDDYRIVREQLFGDGKRNRADRTPFPTATFTEPPLAHIGLTETAAQQSGREVKVLKLKADAIPKAKILNQTDGLLKAVVDAHSGEILGVTLFCAEAHEIINLFKMAIDHRIPATYIKNQIFTHPTIAEGLNDLFAGC, via the coding sequence ATGCACACACAAAATCTTATTATCGGCTTTGGCAAAGCGGGCAAAACGCTGGCGGCAGATTTGGCGAAACACGGGCAGCAGGTCGTGCTGGTGGAACAGTCGGCGCAGATGTACGGCGGCACTTGCATCAACATCGGCTGTATTCCCAGCAAAAAACTGATTGTCGAGAGCGAGCAGCGCGGGCATAACGCCGACAAAGCGGCAGTGTTTGCGGCGGCGATGAACGCGAAAAACACCCTGATTCCGAAATTGCGCGCCGCCAATTTCGCCAAACTGGACAATCTGGACGGCGTAACCGTGCTCAACGCGCGCGCCGAGTTTCTCGACGATCGCACGGTCAAACTGACTGACCCAGACGGCGGCGAGCAAACCCTTACCGCCGAACGCATTTTCATCAACACCGGTGCCACCCCGCGCCGCCTGGGTGTGGCGGGCGAAGACAGCCCGCGCGTACTGGACAGCACCGGTGTGCTCGCGCTGAACGAACGCCCGCGCCGCCTCGTCATCATCGGCGGCGGCTACATCGGCTTGGAATTTGCCTTTATGTTCCACGCTTTCGGCAGCGAAATCACCATTCTCGACGGCGGCGACCGCTTCCTGCCGCGTGAAGATCACGACATCGCCGAAGAAATGCTGCGCGTATTAAACAGCAAAGGCATCAAGGTGTTGCAAGGCGTGAAGATTGAAGCGTTCCGCGACAATACGGCGGACACCAGCGTCATCACGTCGCAAGGCGAATTTACCGCCGACGCGGTGTTGGTGGGCGTGGGGCGCGTGCCGAACACGCAAGGATTGGGCCTGACAAACGCGGGCATCAAAACCGACCAGCGCGGCTTCATCCTCGTTGACGACCATCTGCGCGTGCAAGGCAAAAACCACATCTGGGCGATGGGCGACGTGGCGGGCAGCCCGATGTTCACCTACATCTCGCTCGACGACTACCGCATCGTGCGCGAACAGCTTTTCGGCGACGGCAAACGCAACCGCGCCGACCGCACCCCGTTCCCGACCGCCACCTTTACCGAGCCGCCGCTCGCTCATATCGGCTTAACCGAAACCGCCGCGCAGCAATCGGGGCGCGAGGTGAAAGTGTTGAAACTGAAAGCCGACGCAATTCCGAAAGCCAAAATCCTCAACCAAACCGACGGCCTGCTCAAAGCCGTGGTGGACGCGCACAGCGGCGAAATTCTCGGTGTAACCCTGTTCTGCGCCGAAGCGCACGAGATTATCAACCTGTTCAAAATGGCGATCGATCACCGCATCCCCGCCACCTACATCAAAAACCAAATCTTCACCCACCCGACCATCGCCGAAGGGCTGAACGATTTGTTCGCGGGCTGCTAA
- a CDS encoding DEAD/DEAH box helicase family protein produces the protein MSKQVTYNQHPEQQARDIIDQKLEQAGWAIQSVNHFNPNSNLGVAVREYPTDSGPVDYLLFVDREPVAIIEAKEENFGHKLNTVEEQSARYADSKLKHIPQADIAFLYESTGVITRFTNRNDPAPRAREVFNFHRPETLQKWASEGKNTLRAKLKAIPPLNPNHLSAAALGLRDCQLTAIENMQDSLAKDLPRALIQMATGAGKTYTAISIMYRLLKYTGKRRILFLVDTVNLGEQAEQEMLVFTPSDDNRKFTELYNAQVIKSPHIPNGVEVCICTIQRMYSLLKGEELSIPDDSMELEEWENRLKEPLPVAYQPDLPPEFFDFIFIDECHRSIYNLWRQVLDYFDAYLIGLTATPDNRTFGFFNQNVVSEYSHEQAVADGVNVGNEVYLINTKISLDGGKFKAEELVEHRERTTRRKRWQQQDSDEAYTAKQLDRDVVNPSQIRTIIRTFRDQLPVIFPNRQEVPKTLIFAKNDSHADDIIKMVREEFGQGNEFCKKITYKAKDDIVGENGEIIEQGEEPKTVLANFRNSYNPRIAVTVDMIATGTDVRPLECLLFMRDVKSRNYFEQMKGRGTRTLDKEGLQKVSPSASSAKTHYVIVDAIGVTKSLKTASQQLDTKRSVSFSELCKAVVFGGAFDSDSISSLAARLARLNKQLDDEQQQQITAITGGVPLPQLVKDLFHAINTDEIHRAACEQEGISIDEMPSEKTVLQIQKQRVKAAARPLSMELITTLDEIRKQNEQKIDAEIDEVIHAGWAENDETLTQDFAEWIRSNKDEITALQIFYNQPYQRQTLSLAMIKELAAAIKKAKPKLAFSHIWQAYARLDNVSEQVESELTALVSLVRRVIGIDDKITPFTKTVRKNFQTWTFEHNRRADKPLTKEQIRWLTMIRDHIITSFVIEENDFELTPFNQHGGLGQAYDVLSEIAANDQDFNTLLDEINRQWTA, from the coding sequence ATGAGCAAACAGGTAACCTACAACCAACACCCCGAGCAGCAAGCCCGCGACATCATCGATCAAAAATTGGAGCAGGCAGGCTGGGCGATACAGTCGGTGAACCACTTTAATCCCAATAGCAATTTGGGTGTGGCAGTGCGTGAATATCCTACCGACAGCGGGCCGGTAGATTATCTGTTATTTGTTGATCGAGAGCCGGTTGCCATTATTGAGGCTAAAGAAGAAAACTTTGGTCATAAGCTCAATACGGTTGAAGAGCAAAGCGCGCGCTATGCCGACAGCAAACTCAAACATATTCCGCAAGCGGATATTGCTTTTTTATATGAAAGCACGGGTGTGATTACCCGTTTTACCAACCGCAACGATCCCGCCCCGCGTGCCCGTGAAGTATTCAACTTTCACCGCCCCGAAACGCTACAAAAATGGGCAAGCGAAGGCAAAAACACCCTGCGCGCCAAACTCAAGGCTATACCGCCACTCAATCCTAACCATCTGTCTGCGGCGGCGTTAGGATTGCGCGATTGCCAATTAACCGCCATCGAAAATATGCAAGATTCCTTGGCAAAAGATTTACCGCGCGCCTTGATTCAAATGGCCACAGGTGCAGGCAAAACTTATACCGCCATCAGCATTATGTATCGTTTGCTCAAATACACAGGCAAACGCCGCATCTTGTTTTTAGTCGATACCGTCAATTTGGGCGAACAGGCCGAGCAGGAAATGTTAGTTTTTACCCCGTCTGACGACAACCGCAAATTTACTGAACTCTACAACGCTCAAGTGATTAAATCGCCGCACATTCCCAACGGCGTAGAAGTCTGCATTTGTACCATTCAGCGCATGTATTCGCTATTAAAAGGGGAAGAGCTGTCGATACCGGATGACAGCATGGAATTGGAAGAATGGGAAAACCGCTTAAAAGAACCATTGCCTGTTGCCTATCAACCGGATCTGCCACCCGAATTTTTTGATTTTATTTTTATCGACGAATGCCATCGCTCCATTTACAACCTGTGGCGGCAAGTGTTGGATTATTTTGATGCTTATCTGATCGGCTTAACGGCCACACCGGACAACCGCACTTTTGGTTTTTTCAATCAAAATGTCGTCAGCGAATACAGCCACGAGCAAGCCGTTGCCGATGGCGTAAACGTAGGCAATGAAGTCTATCTGATCAATACCAAAATCAGCCTGGATGGCGGCAAATTCAAAGCCGAAGAGCTGGTCGAACACCGCGAACGCACCACACGCCGTAAACGCTGGCAGCAACAAGATAGCGATGAGGCCTATACCGCCAAGCAACTCGACAGGGATGTTGTCAATCCAAGCCAAATCCGCACCATTATTCGGACGTTCCGCGACCAATTGCCGGTGATATTCCCAAATCGTCAAGAAGTGCCCAAAACCTTGATTTTTGCCAAAAACGACAGCCACGCCGACGACATCATCAAAATGGTGCGGGAAGAGTTCGGGCAAGGCAACGAATTTTGCAAAAAAATCACTTACAAAGCCAAAGACGATATTGTGGGTGAAAACGGCGAAATCATCGAACAAGGCGAAGAACCCAAAACCGTCTTAGCGAATTTCCGCAACAGCTACAACCCGCGCATTGCCGTTACCGTCGATATGATTGCCACGGGAACCGATGTCCGCCCGCTCGAATGCCTGCTGTTTATGCGCGATGTCAAAAGCCGCAACTATTTCGAACAGATGAAAGGGCGCGGCACACGCACGCTTGATAAAGAGGGCTTGCAAAAAGTCAGCCCTTCCGCATCTTCAGCCAAAACCCATTATGTGATTGTCGATGCCATCGGTGTAACCAAATCCCTCAAAACGGCAAGCCAGCAATTAGACACCAAGCGTTCCGTCAGCTTCTCCGAATTGTGCAAAGCCGTCGTCTTCGGCGGCGCATTTGATAGCGACAGCATTAGCTCATTGGCGGCACGCCTTGCCCGTTTAAACAAACAGCTTGATGACGAACAACAGCAGCAAATCACCGCCATTACTGGCGGCGTCCCATTACCGCAATTGGTCAAAGACCTGTTTCACGCCATCAACACCGACGAAATCCATCGGGCAGCTTGCGAGCAAGAAGGCATTTCCATTGATGAGATGCCGTCTGAAAAAACCGTTTTACAGATACAAAAACAACGCGTCAAAGCCGCCGCACGTCCGCTTTCCATGGAACTCATCACCACATTGGACGAAATCCGCAAACAAAACGAGCAGAAAATTGATGCCGAGATTGATGAAGTCATCCACGCAGGCTGGGCGGAAAATGATGAAACCCTGACCCAAGATTTTGCCGAATGGATACGCAGCAACAAAGACGAAATTACCGCCTTGCAGATTTTCTATAATCAGCCTTATCAACGCCAAACCTTAAGCCTAGCGATGATTAAAGAGCTGGCAGCCGCCATTAAAAAAGCCAAACCGAAATTGGCATTTAGTCACATCTGGCAGGCGTACGCGCGTTTGGATAACGTCAGCGAACAGGTAGAAAGCGAACTCACCGCCTTAGTCAGCCTTGTTCGCCGAGTGATTGGCATTGATGACAAAATCACGCCGTTTACCAAAACCGTGCGTAAAAACTTCCAAACATGGACGTTTGAACACAACCGCCGCGCCGACAAACCGCTGACCAAAGAGCAAATACGATGGCTGACCATGATTCGCGACCACATCATCACTTCCTTTGTCATCGAAGAAAACGACTTTGAACTTACTCCGTTCAACCAACACGGCGGCTTAGGGCAGGCTTATGATGTATTGAGTGAAATTGCGGCCAACGACCAAGACTTTAACACCCTATTAGACGAGATTAACCGACAATGGACAGCATAA
- a CDS encoding restriction endonuclease subunit S: protein MDSIKITTEQQLPEGWEYVPFNMFFNVVSISDKKISQKEYLDNGKYPVIDQGNLFIGGYSNDESLILKISSPVIVFGDHTKCFKYVSFPFVAGADGIKVLEPQNGIYPKYAYYYCLSIDLTDRGYSRHFAFLKKCQFLIAPIETQQAIVNKIENLFDEINEGIGRLKTAAQQIQQYRQSLLKNAFNGELTKEWRSKHADTLPSENELLTQIQTTREKHHAQQLADWQTAVSQWEQNGKEGKKPSKPKAPTQAVKFEENFADLPRGWGVVKLDKIVKYITDGDHQAPPKSSNGIPFITISNIDKKDFSINFFDTFFVNEDYYNQISELRKPKKGDILYTVTGSFGIPVMVNFDKKFCFQRHIGLISPLEQISAQRWLFYILQSPQVFKQAEQLSTGTAQKTVALSSLRNFEIPYCSLVEQTQIVAILESKLTACDQLAAELAKQLKQAELLKQAVLKAAFSGNLLNK, encoded by the coding sequence ATGGACAGCATAAAAATAACCACAGAACAGCAGTTGCCAGAAGGGTGGGAATACGTTCCTTTTAATATGTTTTTTAATGTCGTATCTATAAGTGATAAAAAAATCTCTCAAAAAGAATATCTTGATAACGGGAAATACCCTGTAATTGATCAGGGAAATTTATTTATTGGTGGATATTCAAACGATGAAAGTTTGATCTTAAAAATAAGCAGTCCTGTAATAGTCTTTGGCGATCATACAAAATGTTTTAAATACGTTTCTTTTCCATTCGTTGCTGGTGCTGATGGAATCAAAGTTTTAGAGCCCCAAAATGGTATCTATCCTAAATATGCTTATTATTATTGTTTATCAATAGATTTGACTGATCGAGGCTACTCTCGCCATTTTGCGTTTTTAAAAAAATGCCAATTTTTAATAGCCCCTATTGAAACCCAACAAGCCATCGTCAATAAAATCGAAAACCTGTTTGACGAAATCAACGAAGGCATAGGTCGTCTGAAAACCGCAGCGCAACAAATTCAACAATACCGCCAATCCCTGCTCAAAAACGCCTTTAACGGCGAGCTCACCAAAGAATGGCGCAGCAAGCACGCAGATACCTTGCCGTCTGAAAACGAACTGCTCACCCAAATTCAGACGACCCGCGAAAAACACCACGCCCAACAGCTTGCTGACTGGCAAACAGCCGTCAGCCAATGGGAACAAAATGGAAAAGAAGGGAAAAAACCGAGCAAGCCCAAAGCACCGACACAAGCGGTCAAGTTTGAAGAAAATTTTGCAGATTTGCCGAGGGGGTGGGGGGTAGTGAAATTAGACAAAATTGTGAAATATATTACTGATGGGGATCATCAAGCACCACCAAAATCATCTAATGGCATTCCGTTTATCACTATTTCTAACATTGATAAAAAAGATTTCAGCATTAATTTTTTTGATACTTTTTTTGTTAACGAGGATTATTACAATCAAATATCCGAGTTAAGAAAACCAAAAAAAGGTGATATTTTATATACTGTTACAGGTAGTTTTGGTATTCCGGTAATGGTGAATTTTGATAAAAAATTCTGTTTCCAGCGGCATATTGGTCTAATCTCACCCTTAGAGCAAATATCTGCTCAAAGATGGTTATTTTATATTTTGCAGAGTCCACAAGTCTTTAAGCAAGCTGAACAATTATCAACTGGAACAGCTCAAAAAACAGTTGCATTATCTAGTTTGAGAAATTTTGAGATTCCATATTGCTCTCTAGTAGAACAAACCCAAATCGTTGCCATTTTAGAAAGCAAACTCACCGCCTGCGACCAACTTGCCGCCGAACTTGCCAAACAACTCAAACAAGCCGAGCTGCTCAAACAGGCCGTCTTAAAAGCGGCTTTTTCAGGTAATCTTTTGAATAAATAA
- a CDS encoding HsdM family class I SAM-dependent methyltransferase — protein MTTTQNHTSNAIVQKVWSFCHMLRDDGVSYGDYLEQITYLIFLKMAFEYSQPPYNRDVGIPEEYNWQSLTDRTGAELESHYLALLRDLSMRKGLLGQIFAKAQNKIQDPAKLSRLVAMIDETKWTRLGVDVKGDIYEGILEKNAEDTKSGAGQYFTPRALIQAIVECVRPQPDTLIADPAAGTGGFLLAAYSYLEKHANLNTDQKERLKKGTFFGNEIVANTRRLCLMNLFLHGIGEMDGDSPISSDDSLVAPSARKVDLVLANPPFGKKSSMTITNAEGEAETEDFVYNRQDFWATTSNKQVNFLQHIYTMLKNNGRAAVVVPDNVLFEGGAGETVRKKLLQMTDLHTILRLPTGIFYAQGVKANVLFFDNRPAQEKAVTHEVWVYDYRTNVHHTLKKKPMQLADLQDFITCYCPEDRSKRAETYHAENNPDGRWRKFGIDEINQREKTSLDIFWLKDHSLTDLDNLPAPDILADEIIENIEAALMSFRSVAEQLAD, from the coding sequence ATGACCACAACGCAAAACCACACTTCAAATGCCATCGTCCAAAAGGTTTGGAGTTTCTGCCATATGCTGCGCGATGACGGCGTGAGCTACGGCGACTATTTGGAACAAATTACTTATCTGATTTTTTTGAAAATGGCGTTTGAATACAGCCAGCCACCCTACAATCGTGATGTCGGCATTCCGGAAGAATACAACTGGCAAAGTCTGACCGATCGCACGGGCGCGGAATTGGAAAGTCATTATCTCGCTTTGTTGCGCGATTTAAGTATGCGCAAAGGCTTGCTTGGTCAAATCTTTGCCAAGGCGCAAAACAAAATCCAAGACCCTGCCAAATTATCCCGTTTGGTGGCGATGATTGATGAAACCAAATGGACGCGCTTGGGTGTGGATGTAAAAGGCGATATTTACGAAGGCATTTTGGAAAAAAATGCCGAAGATACCAAATCCGGCGCGGGGCAATACTTTACGCCGCGTGCTTTGATTCAAGCAATTGTCGAATGCGTCCGCCCGCAGCCGGATACTCTGATTGCCGACCCGGCAGCAGGCACCGGCGGCTTTTTATTGGCGGCATACAGCTATTTGGAAAAACACGCCAATCTAAACACCGACCAAAAAGAGCGGTTAAAAAAAGGGACGTTTTTCGGCAATGAAATCGTCGCCAATACCCGCCGTTTGTGTTTGATGAACCTGTTTTTACACGGCATCGGCGAAATGGACGGCGATAGCCCGATCAGCTCCGATGACTCCTTGGTTGCGCCAAGCGCACGCAAAGTGGACTTGGTTTTAGCCAATCCGCCATTCGGCAAAAAAAGCAGCATGACCATTACCAATGCCGAAGGTGAAGCCGAAACCGAAGATTTTGTCTATAACCGCCAAGACTTTTGGGCAACCACTTCCAACAAGCAAGTTAATTTCTTGCAGCATATTTACACTATGCTCAAAAACAACGGGCGGGCTGCCGTGGTCGTACCCGATAATGTGCTGTTTGAAGGCGGCGCAGGCGAAACCGTGCGTAAGAAACTATTGCAGATGACAGATTTGCATACGATTTTGCGTTTGCCAACAGGTATTTTCTACGCCCAAGGCGTGAAAGCAAATGTGTTGTTCTTTGATAACCGCCCCGCACAGGAAAAAGCCGTTACCCATGAAGTCTGGGTGTATGACTACCGCACCAACGTGCATCATACGCTGAAGAAAAAACCGATGCAGTTGGCGGATTTGCAGGATTTCATTACCTGCTATTGCCCCGAAGACCGTTCAAAGCGCGCAGAAACCTATCATGCCGAAAACAATCCCGACGGACGCTGGCGTAAATTTGGTATCGATGAAATCAATCAGCGCGAAAAAACCAGCTTGGATATTTTCTGGCTGAAAGACCATTCTTTAACCGACTTGGACAATCTGCCCGCCCCCGATATTTTAGCCGATGAAATCATTGAAAATATCGAAGCGGCTTTGATGAGTTTTCGAAGCGTTGCCGAGCAGTTGGCGGATTAG
- a CDS encoding YgaP family membrane protein, with the protein MKRNLGTLDRTLRIIIGVALIAAAATGQIGWWGWLGIIPLATALIGSCALYSLLGINTCHINKK; encoded by the coding sequence ATGAAACGTAATTTAGGTACTTTGGATCGCACTCTCCGTATTATCATTGGAGTAGCCTTAATCGCCGCCGCTGCAACAGGTCAAATCGGCTGGTGGGGTTGGTTGGGCATCATCCCGCTGGCTACCGCCTTGATAGGAAGCTGCGCGTTGTATAGCTTATTGGGCATCAATACCTGCCACATCAACAAAAAATAA
- a CDS encoding rhodanese-like domain-containing protein — MSKEGQLPRITPAKAAAKIREGAIAADIRSQAEYRGGHIGGALSLPPERHRDKLPDNAAPCLIFYCLGGKRTAQAEAALVELGRGRECYILEGGLQAWKAAGLPIVAEHAAPDIMRQVQTIAGGLVLFGVLAGWLVSPWFYLIDAVVGAGLLTAGLTGFCGMARLLAKMPWNR; from the coding sequence ATGAGTAAAGAAGGACAACTTCCACGAATTACTCCTGCTAAAGCAGCAGCGAAAATCCGTGAAGGCGCGATAGCGGCAGACATTCGCAGCCAAGCAGAATATCGGGGTGGGCATATCGGCGGCGCATTGTCCCTACCACCGGAGCGGCATCGCGACAAACTGCCCGACAACGCTGCGCCCTGTCTGATTTTTTATTGCTTGGGTGGCAAACGCACGGCGCAGGCAGAAGCAGCATTGGTGGAACTTGGTCGGGGACGCGAGTGCTACATTCTTGAAGGCGGTTTACAGGCATGGAAAGCTGCCGGTCTCCCCATAGTTGCCGAACACGCCGCGCCGGACATCATGCGGCAGGTGCAAACCATCGCGGGCGGGTTGGTTCTGTTCGGCGTGTTGGCAGGTTGGCTGGTGTCGCCTTGGTTTTATCTGATAGATGCGGTAGTTGGCGCAGGCCTGTTGACAGCCGGTTTAACCGGATTCTGCGGCATGGCACGACTGCTGGCTAAAATGCCATGGAACCGTTAA
- a CDS encoding ArsR/SmtB family transcription factor, with protein sequence MTTADNQPPYEEATAFLKLLANPNRLAVLCKLHERPHNVTELAESSGLPQAAMSSQLALLREAGLVSFEVNHRERQYYIADSRVNEMIQLLYSLFCAGKD encoded by the coding sequence ATGACCACTGCCGATAATCAACCGCCCTACGAAGAAGCCACCGCTTTCCTTAAGCTACTGGCAAACCCCAATCGCCTCGCCGTACTGTGTAAGCTGCACGAAAGACCGCACAATGTAACCGAATTGGCTGAATCATCCGGTCTCCCTCAAGCGGCGATGTCCAGTCAATTAGCCCTGTTGCGCGAGGCCGGATTGGTGTCTTTTGAAGTGAACCACCGAGAGCGGCAATATTACATTGCCGATTCACGAGTTAACGAGATGATACAGCTGCTGTATTCTCTTTTCTGTGCAGGAAAAGATTGA
- the hemA gene encoding glutamyl-tRNA reductase — MQLTAVGLNHQTAPLSIREKLAFAAEHLPDAVRALAHSPAADEAVILSTCNRTELYCVGDTERIIEWLAEYHNLPIEEIRPYLYTLDNNETIRHAFRVACGLDSMVLGEPQILGQIKDAVRIAQEQESINSHLNALFQKTFSVAKEIRTDTAVGENSVSMASASVKMAEQIFPDIADLNVLFIGAGEMIELVATYFAAKNPKLITVANRTLPRAQELCDKLGITAEPRLLTDLPEILHEYDVVVSSTASQLPLVGKGMVERALKQRHNMPVFLLDLAVPRDIEAEVGELGDAYLYTVDDMMNIVQSGKESRQKAAAAAEAMVEEKVGEFIQQQKSRQSVPLIRALRDEGERARRQVLENAMKQLAKGTSPEEVLERLSIQLTNKLLHSPTRTLNKAGSTDSDLVEAVAQIYHLDKND, encoded by the coding sequence ATGCAACTCACCGCCGTCGGACTCAACCATCAAACTGCGCCCCTGAGCATACGCGAAAAATTAGCATTCGCCGCCGAGCATCTCCCCGATGCCGTTCGTGCTTTGGCACACAGTCCGGCTGCTGACGAAGCCGTCATTCTGTCCACCTGCAACCGTACCGAGCTTTATTGCGTCGGCGATACCGAGCGGATTATTGAATGGCTCGCCGAATATCATAATCTCCCTATCGAAGAAATCCGTCCTTATCTCTACACTTTAGACAACAACGAAACCATCCGACACGCCTTCCGCGTAGCCTGCGGGCTGGATTCCATGGTATTGGGGGAACCGCAAATCCTCGGGCAAATCAAAGATGCCGTCCGTATCGCCCAAGAGCAGGAAAGCATCAATTCACATCTCAATGCGCTGTTCCAAAAAACCTTCTCAGTAGCCAAAGAAATCCGTACCGATACCGCCGTCGGTGAAAATTCCGTATCTATGGCATCCGCCTCGGTCAAAATGGCGGAACAAATTTTCCCCGATATTGCCGATTTGAATGTTTTATTTATTGGCGCAGGCGAAATGATTGAATTGGTGGCTACCTACTTTGCCGCGAAAAACCCCAAACTGATTACCGTCGCCAACCGTACCCTGCCCCGTGCGCAAGAATTGTGCGACAAACTCGGTATTACTGCAGAACCTCGCCTGCTGACCGACCTACCTGAAATTTTGCACGAATACGATGTCGTCGTTTCTTCAACTGCCAGCCAGCTGCCATTGGTCGGCAAAGGCATGGTTGAACGCGCTTTGAAACAACGCCATAACATGCCTGTTTTCCTATTGGATTTGGCCGTCCCCAGAGACATCGAAGCAGAAGTGGGCGAACTTGGAGATGCCTATCTTTATACCGTCGACGATATGATGAACATCGTCCAAAGCGGTAAAGAATCACGGCAAAAAGCCGCCGCGGCCGCCGAAGCCATGGTTGAAGAAAAAGTCGGCGAATTTATCCAACAACAAAAAAGCCGCCAAAGCGTTCCGCTTATCCGCGCACTTCGCGATGAGGGCGAACGCGCCCGCAGACAAGTGCTGGAAAATGCAATGAAGCAACTGGCGAAAGGTACATCCCCCGAAGAAGTCCTTGAACGCCTCTCTATCCAATTGACCAACAAACTGCTCCATTCCCCTACCCGAACTCTCAATAAAGCAGGCTCAACCGACAGTGATCTTGTAGAGGCTGTTGCCCAAATTTATCATTTAGACAAAAATGATTGA
- a CDS encoding polyamine aminopropyltransferase — protein sequence MPRHPYRRLRPAKSDLPEVGISEEGNIRSLHLGSDTIQSSMNLDHPAELVLSYSRAMMGWLLFAEEKPKHITQIGLGGGSFARWIDSYLPDTKQTAVDINPQVIAVARSLFELPFEGENFEIVEADGAEYIKVFRHNTDVILVDGFDGEQIIDALVEEPFFQDCRSALSPDGVFVTNWWSGDKRYQRFVERLLNVFEGRVLELPAESHGNMAVMAFQSSPKEQNLDKLKKRAEKLSGQYDLDFKRMLNDLKASNPNNGKHFYL from the coding sequence ATGCCACGACACCCCTACCGCCGCCTGCGCCCCGCCAAGTCCGACCTGCCCGAAGTCGGCATTTCTGAAGAAGGCAACATCCGCTCGTTACATCTGGGCAGCGACACCATCCAAAGCTCGATGAACCTCGACCATCCCGCCGAACTGGTTTTGTCGTACAGTCGCGCAATGATGGGCTGGCTTCTGTTTGCTGAAGAAAAGCCGAAACACATCACCCAAATCGGTTTGGGCGGCGGCTCGTTCGCTCGTTGGATAGATAGTTATTTACCCGACACCAAGCAAACCGCCGTGGACATCAACCCGCAGGTCATCGCCGTCGCACGCAGCCTGTTCGAGTTGCCGTTTGAAGGGGAAAACTTCGAAATCGTCGAAGCGGACGGCGCGGAATACATCAAAGTGTTCCGCCACAATACCGACGTGATTTTGGTGGACGGCTTCGACGGCGAACAAATCATCGATGCGCTGGTGGAGGAACCCTTCTTCCAAGACTGTCGCAGCGCCCTCTCGCCCGACGGCGTGTTCGTGACCAACTGGTGGAGCGGCGACAAACGCTACCAACGCTTCGTCGAACGCCTGCTCAACGTCTTCGAAGGCCGCGTGTTGGAACTGCCCGCCGAAAGCCACGGCAATATGGCAGTAATGGCATTTCAAAGCAGCCCGAAAGAACAAAACCTCGACAAGCTGAAAAAACGCGCGGAAAAATTAAGCGGACAATACGACTTGGATTTCAAACGGATGTTGAACGATTTGAAAGCAAGCAACCCGAACAACGGCAAACATTTTTATCTGTGA